A region from the Methylocystis iwaonis genome encodes:
- a CDS encoding NADP-dependent isocitrate dehydrogenase — MQKIKVANPVVELDGDEMTRIIWAFIKDKLIRPYLDIDLLYYDLSIQSRDATNDQITIDAANAIKQHGVGVKCATITPDEARVKEFGLKEMWKSPNGTIRNILGGVIFREPIICNNVPRLVPHWTQPIVVGRHAFGDQYRATDFKVPGKGRLTIKFEGEDGQVIEKEVFKYPGAGVALSMYNLDESILEFARATFNYGLQRKFPVYLSTKNTILKAYDGRFKDIFQDVYESEFKSQFETLGLWYEHRLIDDMVASALKWAGGYIWACKNYDGDVQSDIVAQGFGSLGLMTSVLMSPDGKTVEAEAAHGTVTRHYREHQKGHETSTNSIASIFAWTRGLAHRAKLDGNEELARFSQTLEEVCVKTVEAGFMTKDLALLVGHHQSWLSTTGFLDKVDENLRKAME, encoded by the coding sequence ATGCAGAAGATCAAGGTGGCCAATCCTGTCGTCGAGCTCGACGGCGACGAAATGACTCGCATTATTTGGGCCTTTATCAAGGACAAGCTGATCCGGCCCTATCTCGACATCGACCTTCTCTATTACGATCTCTCGATCCAAAGTCGCGACGCCACCAACGATCAAATCACGATCGACGCCGCCAACGCCATCAAGCAGCATGGCGTCGGCGTGAAATGCGCGACAATCACGCCCGACGAAGCGCGCGTGAAAGAATTCGGCCTCAAGGAAATGTGGAAATCGCCGAACGGCACGATCCGCAATATCCTCGGCGGCGTCATTTTTCGCGAGCCCATCATCTGCAACAACGTGCCGCGCCTCGTGCCGCATTGGACGCAACCGATCGTCGTCGGTCGCCATGCCTTCGGCGATCAATATCGCGCTACGGATTTCAAAGTGCCGGGCAAGGGCCGCCTCACCATCAAATTCGAGGGCGAGGACGGGCAGGTCATCGAGAAGGAAGTCTTCAAATACCCGGGCGCCGGCGTCGCCTTGTCGATGTACAATCTCGACGAGTCGATCCTCGAATTCGCCCGCGCGACCTTCAACTACGGCCTCCAGCGCAAATTCCCGGTCTATCTCTCGACCAAGAATACGATCCTCAAGGCCTATGACGGCCGCTTCAAGGACATTTTCCAGGACGTCTATGAGAGCGAGTTCAAGTCGCAATTCGAGACGCTGGGGCTTTGGTACGAGCATCGCTTGATCGACGACATGGTGGCTTCGGCGCTCAAATGGGCGGGCGGCTATATTTGGGCCTGCAAGAACTACGATGGCGACGTGCAGTCCGACATTGTCGCGCAGGGTTTCGGCTCGCTCGGCCTCATGACCAGCGTGCTGATGTCGCCCGACGGCAAGACGGTCGAGGCCGAAGCCGCTCATGGCACGGTGACGCGCCATTACCGCGAGCATCAGAAGGGCCACGAGACCTCGACGAATTCCATCGCCTCGATTTTCGCCTGGACGCGCGGTCTCGCTCATCGCGCCAAGCTCGACGGCAATGAGGAGCTTGCGCGCTTTTCGCAAACGCTCGAGGAGGTTTGCGTGAAGACGGTCGAAGCCGGCTTCATGACGAAGGATCTGGCGCTCCTCGTCGGCCATCATCAAAGCTGGCTGTCGACGACGGGATTCCTCGACAAGGTGGACGAAAATCTCCGCAAGGCGATGGAATAA
- a CDS encoding YlcI/YnfO family protein: MKTKVSAYALRLPASLKAEAEKLAAEDGASLNQFVSTAVAEKVSALRTAQYFADRKGRADWAAFDRLMSRDTGEPPRAGDEIPEEYARSKKKT; the protein is encoded by the coding sequence ATGAAGACGAAAGTGTCCGCCTATGCGCTCCGGCTTCCCGCTTCTTTGAAAGCGGAGGCCGAGAAGCTCGCAGCCGAAGACGGGGCGAGCCTCAACCAGTTCGTTTCCACAGCAGTGGCCGAAAAGGTTTCGGCCTTGCGGACCGCGCAATATTTCGCGGACCGCAAAGGCCGGGCGGATTGGGCCGCATTCGATAGACTCATGTCGCGCGATACGGGAGAACCGCCTCGCGCTGGAGATGAGATTCCCGAGGAATACGCGCGCTCGAAGAAGAAGACTTAA
- the dksA gene encoding RNA polymerase-binding protein DksA: protein MSVELDEAYKPSDDEPFMCDRQREYFRRKLLAWKEDILQESRETLAALQNENENHPDLADRASSETDRAIELRARDRQRKLIAKIDAALGRLDDGTYGYCEETGDPISLKRLDARPIATLSIEAQERHERREKVYRDD, encoded by the coding sequence ATGTCGGTGGAGCTGGACGAAGCCTATAAACCTTCCGACGACGAGCCTTTCATGTGCGATCGGCAGCGCGAATATTTTCGTCGCAAGCTGCTGGCGTGGAAAGAAGACATTCTCCAGGAAAGCCGCGAGACATTGGCGGCGCTTCAAAACGAGAATGAAAACCATCCCGACCTCGCCGATCGCGCCTCCTCCGAGACCGATCGCGCGATCGAGCTGCGCGCCCGCGACCGGCAGAGAAAGCTGATCGCCAAGATCGACGCGGCGCTCGGGCGTCTCGACGACGGCACATATGGCTATTGCGAGGAGACGGGCGATCCGATCTCCTTGAAGCGGCTCGATGCGCGGCCGATCGCGACGCTCTCCATCGAGGCGCAGGAGCGCCACGAGAGGCGCGAGAAGGTCTATCGCGACGACTGA
- a CDS encoding NifU family protein encodes MFIQTEATPNPATLKFLPGQNVLGQGAMEFRSREAAANAPLAHALLAIDGVEAVMYGGDFVSVTKNETDWAHLKPAILGTIMEHFASGAPLFTDGGSTVADHGGEFYDPADAETVATIKELIETRVRPAVAGDGGDIVFRGFRDGVVYLGMKGACSGCPSSTATLRNGIENLLRHFVPQVKAVEPA; translated from the coding sequence ATGTTCATCCAAACCGAAGCCACCCCCAACCCCGCCACGCTGAAGTTCCTCCCCGGCCAGAATGTCCTCGGCCAGGGCGCGATGGAGTTTCGCTCGCGCGAGGCCGCCGCCAACGCCCCGCTGGCCCATGCGCTGCTCGCCATCGACGGCGTCGAGGCGGTGATGTACGGCGGCGACTTCGTCTCCGTGACCAAGAACGAGACGGACTGGGCGCATCTCAAGCCCGCGATCCTCGGCACGATCATGGAGCATTTCGCTTCTGGCGCGCCGCTCTTCACCGACGGCGGTTCGACTGTGGCCGACCATGGCGGCGAATTCTACGACCCGGCCGACGCCGAGACCGTCGCGACCATCAAGGAGCTGATCGAGACCCGCGTGCGCCCGGCGGTGGCCGGCGACGGCGGCGACATCGTCTTCCGCGGCTTTCGAGACGGCGTCGTCTATCTCGGCATGAAAGGCGCCTGCTCAGGCTGCCCCTCCTCGACCGCGACGCTGCGAAACGGCATCGAAAATCTGCTGCGCCATTTCGTGCCGCAGGTGAAGGCGGTGGAGCCGGCTTAA
- a CDS encoding TadE/TadG family type IV pilus assembly protein, with protein MKNKGFPWTSAGFQADERGSIAILFALSLIPLVMIVGATIDYTRAATMRTRFTRLADTAALAAVRAAALQEADCLAKSSTTGPCTPDNIKKLGEGAGLNFLAADTAFARSSQSSSVALTNNDGSWSATVTYSAQSPAAMTGLIGFSSIPVGRTVTSNISLGSQIYLNIRLLLDRSMSMGIGATADDISRMEDLTGCAFGCHTNGSSSTYYDKPKAQGIRFRIDELRDATTALIATAKTVTASNARTHIQMAAHAFNHQVTTLVDLTTDLNKVASAVKALDLPTTDDGTQTSDAIKWINTKVSGNGNGQKATTPQEIIFIVTDGVDDGIYTGWQGMSAPYGKPLSWWPKYMTKANTGAFPRGACTALKQKNAIVAVVYTTYVPFVGTEQYDKLIGPFASDIAPNLQECATPDYFFTASTPGDIQKGMQQLFNKALAASKLRLTH; from the coding sequence GTGAAAAACAAAGGTTTCCCTTGGACGAGCGCCGGATTTCAGGCGGACGAGCGCGGCTCGATCGCCATTCTCTTCGCCCTGTCTCTGATTCCCCTCGTCATGATCGTCGGCGCGACGATCGACTACACCCGCGCCGCGACGATGCGGACGCGCTTTACCCGGCTCGCGGATACGGCCGCGCTCGCAGCCGTGAGGGCGGCGGCGCTCCAGGAAGCCGATTGCCTCGCAAAGAGCTCCACGACCGGCCCTTGCACGCCGGACAACATCAAGAAGCTCGGCGAGGGCGCCGGCCTCAACTTCCTTGCCGCGGATACAGCCTTCGCGCGCTCCAGTCAGTCCAGCAGCGTCGCGCTGACCAATAATGACGGCTCCTGGTCGGCGACAGTGACCTATTCGGCGCAATCGCCCGCCGCCATGACCGGGCTCATCGGCTTCTCGTCGATCCCTGTGGGCCGAACCGTCACCTCGAATATTTCGCTGGGAAGCCAGATCTATCTCAACATTCGCCTTCTGCTCGACCGCTCCATGTCGATGGGCATCGGCGCCACTGCGGACGACATTTCCCGAATGGAGGACCTGACAGGCTGCGCTTTCGGCTGTCACACAAATGGCTCGTCTTCGACCTATTACGACAAGCCCAAGGCGCAGGGCATTCGCTTCCGCATAGACGAATTGCGGGACGCGACCACGGCTCTGATCGCCACGGCCAAGACGGTGACCGCGTCCAACGCCCGCACCCATATCCAGATGGCCGCCCACGCCTTCAACCATCAGGTCACAACGCTCGTCGATCTGACGACGGACCTCAACAAAGTCGCCTCGGCCGTCAAGGCGCTCGATTTGCCGACGACCGACGACGGCACGCAGACAAGCGACGCCATCAAATGGATCAACACCAAAGTTTCCGGAAATGGGAACGGACAAAAGGCGACAACGCCCCAGGAGATTATCTTCATCGTGACCGATGGCGTGGACGACGGCATTTATACCGGTTGGCAGGGAATGTCGGCGCCATATGGAAAGCCGCTCTCCTGGTGGCCAAAATACATGACCAAGGCGAACACCGGCGCCTTTCCGCGCGGCGCTTGCACGGCGCTGAAACAGAAGAACGCCATCGTCGCCGTGGTCTATACGACCTATGTGCCTTTCGTCGGAACCGAGCAATATGACAAGCTCATCGGCCCCTTCGCGAGCGATATTGCGCCCAATCTCCAGGAATGCGCGACGCCCGACTACTTCTTCACGGCGTCCACTCCTGGCGACATCCAGAAGGGCATGCAGCAGCTCTTCAACAAGGCGCTGGCGGCGTCCAAGCTGCGGCTGACGCATTAG
- a CDS encoding RNA methyltransferase encodes MVGAGTDHTKQALTGGPAIILVRPQLAVNIGMCARAMANFGLSDLRLVSPREGWPRTGAYRKGAYAAAAGATHLLESAKLYDSTREAIADLNFVYAATARGRGQMKPVLPPAKALADTAARVAAGEKHGVLFGPERTGLDNDDVALADAILTFPVNPAYASLNLAQSVLLVGYEWFRAAHGDALPYEQEERSPPATREMTLAFFDFLEEELDKRGFFRPLDKKPVMSRNLRNMFHRMGLTQQDVRTLWGLVVRLVEGPRRDPKKVWRRKKLEEAEGEKG; translated from the coding sequence TTGGTCGGAGCGGGAACGGATCACACCAAGCAGGCGCTCACGGGCGGGCCAGCCATCATATTGGTGCGCCCGCAGCTTGCCGTGAACATTGGCATGTGCGCCCGCGCCATGGCCAATTTCGGCCTCTCGGATCTGCGCCTGGTGTCGCCCCGCGAGGGCTGGCCGCGCACCGGCGCCTATCGCAAGGGCGCCTACGCCGCCGCCGCCGGCGCCACCCATCTGCTCGAAAGCGCCAAGCTCTACGACTCGACGCGCGAGGCGATCGCCGACCTCAATTTCGTCTATGCCGCCACCGCGCGCGGGCGCGGGCAGATGAAGCCGGTGCTCCCTCCCGCCAAGGCGCTCGCCGACACGGCCGCGCGCGTCGCGGCCGGAGAGAAACATGGCGTGCTCTTCGGCCCCGAGCGCACCGGCCTCGACAATGACGATGTGGCGCTTGCCGACGCCATACTGACCTTCCCGGTCAATCCCGCCTACGCCTCGCTCAATCTCGCGCAATCGGTGCTGCTCGTCGGCTACGAATGGTTCCGCGCCGCCCATGGCGACGCTTTGCCCTATGAGCAGGAGGAGCGCTCGCCGCCGGCGACGCGCGAGATGACCCTGGCTTTTTTCGACTTCCTCGAAGAGGAGCTCGACAAGCGCGGCTTCTTCCGGCCGCTGGACAAAAAGCCGGTGATGTCGCGCAATCTGCGCAATATGTTCCACCGCATGGGCCTCACACAGCAGGACGTGCGCACGCTCTGGGGCTTGGTGGTGCGGCTCGTCGAAGGCCCGCGGCGCGACCCCAAGAAGGTGTGGCGGCGGAAGAAGCTCGAAGAGGCGGAGGGGGAAAAGGGCTGA
- the cckA gene encoding cell cycle histidine kinase CckA, with translation MSERAASSAFDRSERPGSAGLVLTFAIAILTVSVGYFLAPTAMAPRLVMLALALFGVAGVFSLFAYAVGLIQFSSRIPRNDVTKLIADTTTEGLVVTKGDMQIVYANEAYMELCGARDPSGLQAVERLFSGPPEVSEAIYRLAQAARSGRAHVEDLRLSPPLTGAGAVGWYRIKVRPLPEAGQRATLWGVADVTSERQRQEGVFQELQHAIDFLDHAPAGFFSSTPDGAVSYMNKTLAGWLGYDLTQVGSGGASLSAIVANNGAALLAAVSGSPGEVCTEQIDLDLRCKNGRSLPVRLLHQVAFGQDGVAGASRTLVLNRTAGEKPEEGLRAAEVRFARFFNSTPMAIATLDAQGRVLDSNAAFAKLLPKAALHGKEGWSLLAGLSESDAQALRKAIEEAVEGKSDVKPVNVSFEEGAGPRSARFFASAAEDSGQKGATLYALDTTEQRKLQEEFAQSQKMNAVGQLAGGIAHDFNNMLTAIIGYSDLLLSNHRPTDPAFRDIRQIKETANRAAGLTRQLLAFSRRQTLRPQVLQLGDALSELQNLLRRIVGEKNELDLRQGRDLWFVKADLTQFEQVIINLVVNARDAMADTGGRVQIRTRNVTKDECAGFNEIHLVAADYVLVEVEDSGSGIPPEVMEKIFEPFFTTKEVGKGTGLGLSTVFGIVKQSGGFIFAQSEVGKGTVFRIFMPRFIPEEKEAPKPEAEAPKAAADYTGQGVILLVEDEDAVRSIGARSLKSRGFTVLEASTGLEALEVVEEVGGKIDLIVSDVVMPEMDGPAMFAELRKRGVTAKVIFVSGYAEEAFAKNLPEGDFGFLPKPFSIKQLIETVKSHMAAQGG, from the coding sequence ATGAGCGAGAGGGCAGCGTCGTCTGCATTTGATCGAAGCGAGCGACCGGGAAGCGCCGGGCTCGTGCTGACGTTCGCCATCGCGATTCTGACGGTTTCGGTCGGCTATTTCCTGGCGCCGACCGCCATGGCGCCGCGGCTCGTCATGCTGGCCCTCGCGCTCTTCGGCGTCGCCGGCGTGTTTTCGCTTTTCGCCTATGCCGTCGGGCTCATACAATTTTCGTCCCGCATTCCGCGCAACGACGTCACCAAGCTCATCGCCGACACGACCACCGAAGGCCTGGTCGTCACCAAGGGCGATATGCAGATCGTCTACGCCAATGAAGCTTACATGGAGCTCTGCGGCGCCCGCGACCCCTCGGGCCTGCAAGCCGTCGAACGGCTCTTTTCGGGCCCTCCGGAAGTCTCCGAAGCAATCTATCGGCTGGCGCAGGCCGCGCGCTCGGGAAGAGCGCATGTCGAAGATCTGCGCTTGTCGCCGCCGCTCACCGGCGCCGGCGCGGTCGGCTGGTATCGCATCAAGGTGCGGCCCTTGCCGGAGGCCGGCCAGCGCGCGACGCTGTGGGGCGTCGCCGACGTCACGAGCGAGCGGCAGCGGCAGGAGGGCGTGTTTCAGGAGCTCCAGCACGCCATCGACTTTCTCGACCATGCGCCGGCAGGCTTTTTCTCGTCCACGCCCGACGGCGCCGTTTCTTATATGAATAAGACGCTCGCCGGCTGGCTCGGCTACGATCTCACCCAGGTGGGCTCGGGGGGCGCAAGTCTTTCCGCCATCGTCGCCAATAATGGCGCGGCGTTGCTGGCCGCCGTCTCCGGCTCGCCGGGAGAGGTCTGCACGGAGCAGATCGACCTCGATCTGCGCTGCAAGAACGGCCGCTCCTTGCCGGTGCGACTCCTTCATCAGGTGGCTTTCGGCCAGGACGGCGTCGCTGGCGCCTCGCGAACGCTCGTCCTCAACCGCACGGCCGGCGAAAAGCCGGAGGAAGGGCTGCGCGCCGCCGAGGTGCGTTTCGCGCGCTTCTTCAATTCGACGCCCATGGCCATAGCGACGCTCGACGCGCAGGGCCGCGTGCTCGACTCCAACGCCGCCTTCGCCAAGCTGCTCCCGAAGGCGGCGCTCCACGGCAAGGAAGGCTGGTCGCTACTCGCCGGCCTCTCTGAGAGCGACGCGCAGGCTTTGCGCAAGGCGATCGAGGAGGCGGTCGAAGGCAAGAGCGACGTCAAGCCGGTCAATGTGTCCTTTGAGGAAGGGGCGGGACCGCGCTCGGCCCGCTTCTTCGCGTCCGCAGCGGAGGATTCCGGCCAGAAAGGCGCGACCCTCTATGCGCTCGACACAACCGAGCAGCGCAAGCTGCAGGAGGAATTCGCCCAGTCGCAGAAGATGAACGCCGTCGGCCAGCTCGCCGGCGGCATCGCCCATGACTTCAACAATATGCTGACGGCGATTATCGGCTATTCCGATCTTCTGCTCTCGAACCACCGGCCGACCGACCCTGCTTTCCGCGACATCCGCCAGATCAAGGAGACCGCGAATCGCGCCGCCGGCCTGACCCGCCAGCTGCTCGCCTTCTCGCGTCGCCAGACGCTGCGGCCGCAAGTTCTTCAGCTCGGCGACGCCTTGTCCGAGCTGCAAAATCTGCTGCGCCGGATCGTCGGCGAGAAGAACGAGCTCGATCTGCGGCAGGGGCGCGATCTGTGGTTCGTGAAGGCCGATCTCACGCAATTCGAGCAGGTCATCATCAATCTCGTCGTCAACGCCCGCGACGCCATGGCGGACACGGGCGGCCGCGTGCAGATCCGCACGCGCAACGTCACCAAGGACGAATGCGCCGGCTTCAATGAGATTCATCTCGTCGCGGCGGACTATGTGCTGGTCGAGGTTGAGGACTCGGGCAGCGGCATTCCGCCCGAGGTGATGGAGAAAATTTTCGAGCCCTTCTTCACCACCAAGGAGGTCGGCAAGGGCACGGGCCTCGGCCTCTCGACCGTCTTCGGCATCGTCAAACAGTCGGGCGGCTTCATCTTCGCACAGAGCGAAGTGGGCAAGGGCACGGTCTTCCGCATCTTCATGCCGCGCTTCATCCCCGAAGAGAAGGAAGCGCCGAAGCCGGAGGCCGAGGCGCCGAAGGCCGCGGCCGATTACACGGGGCAGGGCGTAATCCTCCTCGTCGAGGACGAAGACGCGGTGCGCTCCATCGGCGCGCGCTCGCTCAAGTCACGCGGCTTCACCGTGCTGGAGGCTTCCACCGGCCTCGAAGCGCTGGAGGTTGTCGAGGAGGTCGGCGGCAAGATCGACCTCATCGTCTCGGACGTGGTCATGCCCGAGATGGACGGACCGGCCATGTTCGCCGAATTGCGCAAGCGCGGCGTCACGGCCAAGGTGATCTTCGTGTCGGGCTATGCCGAGGAGGCTTTCGCCAAGAATTTGCCAGAAGGCGATTTCGGTTTCCTGCCCAAGCCGTTCTCGATCAAACAGCTCATCGAGACGGTGAAATCGCATATGGCGGCGCAGGGCGGGTAG
- a CDS encoding putative toxin-antitoxin system toxin component, PIN family: MRLVLDTNVVVAALRSPRGASAELLRLARAGEIRLLASVALVVEYESVCQRSEHRKAAQLSTREVRQFLNAVVELVEPVDIWFLWRPQLRDPGDELVLEAAVNGRAAGIATFNKKDFSPASDRFCVGVLTPGEWLVRLRP; encoded by the coding sequence ATGCGTCTTGTGCTGGACACCAATGTCGTGGTCGCTGCGCTGAGAAGCCCTCGCGGCGCCTCGGCGGAGCTGCTCCGGCTGGCGCGGGCGGGAGAGATTCGGTTGCTGGCGTCCGTTGCGCTGGTTGTCGAATATGAATCTGTCTGTCAGCGGAGCGAGCACCGAAAGGCGGCGCAGCTCTCCACACGGGAGGTCCGCCAGTTTTTGAACGCAGTCGTCGAGTTGGTCGAGCCCGTCGATATCTGGTTCTTATGGCGGCCGCAGTTACGGGATCCAGGCGACGAGCTGGTTCTCGAGGCCGCCGTCAACGGTCGCGCCGCGGGAATCGCGACATTCAATAAGAAGGACTTCTCGCCCGCGTCTGACCGCTTTTGCGTCGGCGTATTGACGCCGGGTGAATGGCTTGTGAGGCTAAGGCCATGA
- a CDS encoding GyrI-like domain-containing protein: MTKIDFKKASPALYRAPTNRFALVDVPAMRFVMVDGAGDPNTAPAYKQAVEWLFSVSYAMKFAAKASLGKDYVVPPLEGLWEADDPADFVARRKDRWRWTMMILAPDFLDDGVFLAAIEKSKKKLGAPPDSLRMEIYDEGPSLQILHIGAYDDEGLALARLHHEEMPSRGYVFAGRHHEIYLSDPRKTEPAKLRTILRQPVRRGA, from the coding sequence ATGACAAAGATCGATTTTAAAAAAGCTTCTCCAGCGCTTTATCGCGCCCCGACAAATCGCTTCGCGCTCGTCGACGTTCCAGCGATGCGTTTCGTGATGGTCGACGGCGCCGGCGATCCCAATACCGCACCGGCCTACAAGCAGGCGGTCGAATGGCTCTTCTCTGTGAGCTACGCGATGAAATTCGCCGCGAAGGCGTCGCTTGGCAAAGACTATGTCGTGCCGCCGCTGGAAGGCTTGTGGGAGGCGGACGATCCGGCTGATTTCGTTGCGCGTCGCAAGGACCGCTGGCGCTGGACGATGATGATCCTGGCGCCGGATTTCCTGGACGACGGCGTGTTTCTCGCGGCGATTGAAAAGTCGAAAAAGAAGCTCGGCGCGCCCCCTGATAGCCTGCGTATGGAAATCTACGACGAAGGTCCGTCGCTCCAAATATTGCACATCGGCGCCTATGACGACGAAGGACTGGCGCTCGCGCGGCTGCATCACGAGGAAATGCCGTCGCGGGGGTATGTCTTCGCTGGCAGGCATCACGAAATCTATCTGAGCGATCCGCGCAAGACCGAGCCCGCGAAATTGAGGACCATTCTCCGGCAGCCTGTCAGGCGCGGCGCATAG
- a CDS encoding DUF2865 domain-containing protein: MRPTLGPTTTRFLFALALVALVFLPRGSARAESAYCTDLRGQIAKAGAEGMAARYRAAAAKQRGEYGRLAAKGRAMGCDREQFLFFGNPPPPQCAQISARLSALQGSIAAYEQGAADDSQRQALMARYEVDCRNQRVAAREPEPKSFFEELFGVRQPEPAPGYREAPDDPGYQTLDPDYEGDGQFVDGRPQGGPMAICVRTCDGGFFPITYSARSGQLDDLNTLCKAMCPGTEAKLYTQSQSKGLESAISIDGEAYGDLPNAHKFEKTYDASCGCKPKGQSWTEALAEAERILAERNKKDQMVTAEQAEQLSRPILPGDPRAKKPALSLPPTPAAANAGLRGAEGSVTTGGPEVFRDVVGPDGVKRRVRVVAPTL; encoded by the coding sequence ATGAGGCCGACCTTGGGGCCGACGACTACCCGCTTCCTTTTTGCATTGGCGCTCGTCGCCCTCGTCTTCCTCCCTCGCGGAAGCGCGCGCGCCGAGAGCGCCTATTGCACGGATCTACGCGGTCAGATCGCCAAGGCCGGCGCCGAGGGCATGGCCGCCCGCTATCGCGCCGCCGCAGCCAAGCAGCGGGGCGAATATGGCCGCCTCGCCGCCAAGGGCCGCGCGATGGGCTGCGATCGCGAGCAGTTCCTGTTCTTCGGCAATCCGCCGCCGCCGCAATGCGCGCAGATCAGCGCGCGGCTCAGCGCTTTGCAAGGCAGCATCGCCGCTTATGAGCAGGGCGCCGCCGACGACAGCCAAAGACAGGCGCTCATGGCGCGCTATGAGGTCGATTGCCGCAACCAGCGCGTGGCAGCGCGCGAGCCCGAGCCCAAGAGCTTCTTCGAGGAGCTTTTCGGGGTCCGGCAGCCGGAGCCGGCGCCCGGTTATCGGGAGGCCCCCGACGATCCAGGCTATCAGACGCTCGACCCGGATTACGAAGGAGACGGTCAATTCGTCGATGGACGCCCTCAGGGCGGCCCCATGGCGATCTGCGTGCGGACCTGCGACGGCGGCTTCTTCCCGATCACTTACTCTGCCAGAAGCGGGCAGCTCGACGATCTCAACACGCTCTGCAAGGCCATGTGTCCGGGAACGGAGGCCAAGCTCTACACGCAATCGCAATCGAAGGGGCTCGAATCGGCGATTTCGATCGACGGCGAGGCCTATGGGGATCTCCCGAACGCGCACAAATTCGAGAAGACCTACGACGCCTCCTGCGGCTGCAAGCCCAAAGGTCAGAGCTGGACCGAGGCGCTGGCCGAGGCCGAACGCATCCTCGCCGAGCGCAACAAGAAGGACCAGATGGTCACGGCCGAACAGGCGGAGCAATTGTCGCGCCCGATTCTGCCCGGCGATCCGCGCGCGAAGAAGCCGGCGCTTTCCCTGCCGCCCACGCCCGCCGCGGCCAACGCCGGCCTGCGCGGCGCAGAGGGAAGCGTGACGACCGGCGGGCCGGAGGTTTTCCGCGACGTCGTCGGTCCCGATGGCGTGAAGCGCCGGGTCCGCGTGGTGGCGCCGACGTTGTAG
- a CDS encoding nuclear transport factor 2 family protein produces MDEDALLAANAAYYRAFAARDLPAMEAIWAEEGVSCVHPGWPALIGRTPVIASYRDIFRNPAQDAVAAREEKVLIEGVDGRVFCIEEVGGGLLLATNWFRAIERKWRLLHHQASPLAVAPTAPSRGPKPSFH; encoded by the coding sequence ATGGACGAAGACGCCCTTCTTGCCGCGAACGCCGCCTATTACCGCGCCTTCGCCGCCCGCGACCTTCCCGCCATGGAGGCGATCTGGGCGGAGGAGGGGGTGAGCTGCGTGCATCCCGGCTGGCCGGCGCTCATCGGCCGGACGCCGGTCATCGCCTCCTATCGCGATATTTTCAGGAATCCCGCGCAGGACGCCGTGGCCGCGCGCGAGGAGAAGGTGTTGATCGAGGGCGTCGACGGCAGAGTGTTCTGCATCGAGGAGGTCGGCGGCGGATTGTTGCTCGCGACCAACTGGTTTCGCGCCATCGAGAGAAAATGGCGGCTCCTGCATCATCAGGCGAGTCCGCTCGCCGTGGCGCCGACCGCGCCGTCGCGTGGCCCGAAGCCGTCGTTTCACTGA